The Aminithiophilus ramosus genome contains a region encoding:
- a CDS encoding ABC transporter permease, which yields MSRLSPRTFLANRVAFLLVLMAIVMVVMSLLSPYFLNVDNLLGMTRFGAVLALIGIGQSLVILAGGAGIDISVGSIISLSGVLFGLMVKADVPLALALPACVVVGALLGAVNGVTVALWGMPPMIGTFSTMWAYGALALVLTRGVPVSGFPEVFGFLGQGKILGIPAQTLLFVVPAYFLFHFMLSWTSFGRSIYLVGVNDEAARFAGISPRKVRFALYTLSGALAGCGALIMSSWLMAARADVGNGMELQAITVAVLGGVNIFGGSGSLLGTLMAVMIVTMVQTGLQLANINAIWQLALLGAILLGAVALNQSVLRERVRR from the coding sequence ATGAGCCGCCTTTCGCCCAGGACCTTCCTGGCCAACCGCGTCGCCTTTCTGCTCGTCCTCATGGCCATCGTCATGGTCGTCATGTCCCTGCTGAGCCCCTATTTCCTGAACGTCGACAATCTTCTGGGGATGACCCGCTTCGGCGCCGTCCTGGCTCTCATCGGAATCGGCCAGAGCCTGGTCATCCTCGCCGGAGGGGCCGGCATCGACATCTCCGTCGGCTCCATCATCAGCCTTTCGGGCGTCCTCTTCGGCCTCATGGTCAAGGCCGATGTCCCCCTCGCTCTGGCTCTTCCGGCCTGCGTCGTCGTCGGCGCCCTCCTGGGGGCCGTCAACGGCGTGACGGTGGCCCTCTGGGGCATGCCGCCCATGATCGGTACCTTCAGCACCATGTGGGCCTACGGGGCCCTGGCCCTCGTCCTGACCCGGGGTGTTCCCGTCTCGGGCTTTCCCGAGGTCTTCGGCTTCCTCGGCCAGGGCAAGATCCTGGGCATTCCCGCCCAGACCCTGCTCTTTGTCGTGCCCGCCTATTTCCTCTTCCACTTCATGCTCTCTTGGACCTCCTTCGGCCGCTCCATCTATCTCGTCGGCGTCAACGACGAGGCGGCCCGCTTCGCCGGGATCTCGCCCCGGAAGGTCCGCTTCGCCCTCTACACCCTGAGCGGGGCCTTGGCGGGCTGCGGCGCCCTCATCATGTCCTCCTGGCTCATGGCGGCCCGGGCCGACGTGGGCAACGGCATGGAGCTCCAGGCCATCACCGTGGCCGTCCTGGGGGGGGTCAACATCTTCGGCGGGTCGGGCAGCCTTCTGGGCACCCTCATGGCGGTGATGATCGTCACCATGGTCCAGACGGGCCTCCAGCTGGCCAACATCAACGCCATCTGGCAGCTTGCCCTGCTGGGGGCGATCCTTCTCGGCGCCGTCGCCCTCAATCAGTCGGTCCTGAGGGAAAGGGTCCGCCGTTGA
- a CDS encoding LacI family DNA-binding transcriptional regulator translates to MATMKDVAERSGVSVTTVSHVVNGTRRVSDEVRLRVEGVMEEIGYRPNILARGLRRGEATLLGLIVPDATNPYFAEIARAVADACSEEGYAVIICNSDGRRDREKEAIEVLAANRVGGIFLVNVGVTERDAALFDGLSIPLVMLDREIPGIPVDSIQIDNVHGGRQATDHLLSLGHRRIACIAGPSQVSPSGDRVTGYRQALEAAGLPFDPSLVLRGDFTPASGHACAGILMERGERPTALFACNDLMAFGAVTALAERGLAVPGDVSVVGFDDIPLAAYFNPPLTTVAQPRREMGRRAARILLERMRDGTLPRRRPVLMNTTLKVRRSSGPPAGGDGPRS, encoded by the coding sequence ATGGCGACGATGAAGGATGTGGCCGAACGTTCCGGCGTCTCGGTGACGACTGTCTCCCACGTCGTCAACGGCACCCGCCGCGTCAGCGACGAGGTCCGCCTCCGCGTCGAGGGGGTCATGGAGGAGATCGGCTACAGGCCCAACATCCTCGCCCGGGGGCTTCGCCGCGGCGAAGCGACGCTGCTGGGCCTGATCGTGCCCGACGCCACCAACCCCTATTTCGCCGAGATCGCCCGGGCCGTGGCCGACGCCTGTTCCGAAGAGGGCTATGCCGTCATCATCTGCAACTCCGACGGGCGGCGCGACAGGGAAAAGGAGGCCATCGAGGTGCTGGCGGCCAACCGCGTCGGCGGCATCTTCCTCGTCAACGTCGGCGTCACGGAGCGGGACGCCGCCCTCTTCGACGGCCTGTCCATTCCCCTCGTCATGCTGGATCGGGAGATTCCCGGCATTCCCGTCGATTCGATCCAGATCGACAACGTCCACGGGGGGCGCCAGGCCACGGACCACCTTCTCTCCCTGGGCCATCGGCGCATCGCCTGCATCGCCGGCCCCTCGCAGGTCTCGCCCAGCGGCGACCGCGTCACGGGTTACCGTCAGGCCCTGGAGGCCGCCGGCCTTCCCTTCGATCCCTCCCTGGTCCTGAGGGGCGACTTCACTCCCGCTTCGGGCCACGCCTGCGCCGGGATTCTCATGGAGCGCGGCGAGAGGCCGACGGCCCTCTTCGCCTGCAACGATCTCATGGCCTTCGGCGCCGTCACGGCCCTGGCCGAGCGGGGCCTCGCCGTCCCCGGCGACGTCTCCGTCGTCGGCTTCGACGACATCCCCCTGGCGGCCTACTTCAACCCTCCTCTGACGACGGTGGCCCAACCCCGCCGCGAGATGGGGCGCCGGGCGGCCCGGATCCTTCTGGAGCGGATGAGGGACGGCACCCTGCCCCGCCGTCGCCCCGTCCTGATGAACACGACCCTGAAGGTGCGCCGTTCTTCGGGGCCCCCCGCGGGAGGTGATGGCCCGAGGTCCTGA